In the genome of Colletotrichum lupini chromosome 8, complete sequence, one region contains:
- a CDS encoding coenzyme Q biosynthesis protein Coq4: protein MKALTTLPAAQTRRALPAICAACTSTTPSSSSSHPSRRPFSVLNRPPPNYPGHVPLTRIERAALGLGAGIWSLLSPYRADLIAAVGETTATPYFIYRLRDAMLSDPTGRRILRDRPRITSTSLNLARLRAMPDNSVGRAYVAWLDAEGVSPDTRPAVRYIDDPECAYVMQRYRECHDFFHALTGLPIVREGEVALKAFEFANTLIPMTGFAVLSYATMKAGERKRFREIYGPWAVKNGMKAKEVINVYWEEQLERDVDELRAELGIERPPNMREIRKKEREERRRAQEGLNGV, encoded by the coding sequence ATGAAAGCCCTCACAACCCTCCCCGCGGCCCAAACCCGCCGCGCCCTCCCCGCCATCTGCGCCGCCTGCACATCAACGAcgccctcctcttcctcctcccacCCCTCGCGCCGCCCCTTCTCCGTCCTGAACCGCCCACCGCCAAACTACCCAGGCCACGTCCCCCTCACCAGAATCGAACGCGCCGCCCTCGGCCTCGGCGCAGGCATCTGGTCCCTCCTGAGCCCCTACCGAGCCGACCTCATCGCCGCCGTAGGCGAGACCACCGCGACGCCCTACTTCATCTACCGCCTCCGCGACGCAATGCTGTCCGACCCTACGGGCCGCCGTATCCTCCGCGACAGGCCGCGCATCACATCCACCTCGCTCAACCTGGCCCGCCTGCGCGCCATGCCGGACAACAGCGTCGGGCGCGCCTACGTCGCCTGGCTGGACGCCGAGGGCGTGAGCCCGGACACGAGGCCCGCGGTGCGGTACATCGACGACCCGGAGTGCGCGTACGTGATGCAGCGGTACCGCGAGTGCCACGACTTCTTCCACGCGCTGACGGGTTTGCCGATTGTGAGGGAGGGCGAGGTGGCGCTCAAGGCGTTCGAGTTTGCGAATACGCTGATCCCGATGACGGGGTTCGCGGTCCTGAGTTACGCGACGATGAAGGCgggcgagaggaagcggtTTAGGGAGATTTATGGGCCGTGGGCGGTGAAGAATGGGATGAAGGCGAAGGAGGTGATTAACGTCTACTGGGAGGAGCAGCTGGAGAGGGATGTTGATGAGTTGAGGGCTGAGTTGGGGATTGAGAGGCCGCCTAATATGAGGGAGATTCggaagaaagagagagaggagaggaggagggcgCAAGAGGGTTTGAATGGGGTTTGA
- a CDS encoding translocase SEC61 complex gamma subunit: MADQVKEILEVPSEFAQEGVQFMRRCTKPDKLEFLKLCQAVGVGFLIMGAVGYIVKLIHIPLNNILVGGA, from the exons ATGGCCGACCAAGTCAAGGAGATCCTCGAGGTTCCCTCCGAGTTCGCTCAGGAAGGTGTTCAGTTCATGAGAAGGTGCACCAAGC CCGACAAGCTCGAGTTCCTGAAGCTCTGCCAGGCCGTCGGTGTCGGTTTCCTCATCATGGGTGCTGTCGGCTACATCGTCAAGCTGATTCACATCCCCCTTAACAACATCCTTGTCGGAGGCGCATAA
- a CDS encoding RRM domain-containing protein gives MAEEEFEIDIYGDAPQDHQDGNAETYDGANGHADNHQEQHDQQEHHDDQQKHDQQEEYHDQQEAPAPQQGVKRKGDDRPIDPGATTALMVSDLNWWNTDDDIRGYARAGHCEDELKDITFSEHKVNGKSKGQAYIEFTSQQAATAAKHAFESTDSAQGVPKKYQVTYSNPHVNPFRTLPKDAPNRAGMPNMGMPNMGMMGGGMPGTTPLAFKSPQRSHNPPISQLASGSTQKRKHSGRRKGKAANTGRDEIPSSTKRQKMQPKHVPEHPKPVIAPEVGRWTKEHGFQGMPQQFNPAFFGGNQGGGNDWGNPHGAKRPRPE, from the exons ATGGCTGAGGAGGAATTCGAGATCGATATCTACGGCGATGCGCCCCAAGATCACCAAGACGGAAACGCCGAGACCTACGACGGAGCCAACGGTCATGCGGACAACCACCAGGAACAGCATGACCAGCAGGAGCACCACGACGATCAGCAGAAGCACGACCAGCAGGAAGAATATCACGATCAGCAAGAGGCGCCTGCGCCCCAGCAGGGTGTCAAGAGAAAGGGCGACGACCGGCCGATCGATCCAGGCGCAACCACAGCTTTGATGGTTTCGGATCTAAACTGGTGGAACACGGACGACGACATCAGAGGATACGCCAGAGCAGGCCATTGCGAGGACGAGCTGAAGGATATCACTTTCAGTGAACACAAGGTGAACGGAAAGAGCAAGGG ACAAGCCTACATTGAGTTCACATCGCAGCAAGCTGCCACGGCCGCCAAGCACGCTTTTGAGTCGACAGACAGCGCTCAAGGCGTACCGAAGAAATACCAGGTCACTTACTCAAACCCCCACGTCAACCCGTTCCGCACGCTGCCTAAGGATGCACCGAACCGCGCTG GCATGCCCAACATGGGTATGCCTAACATGGGCATGATGGGCGGTGGAATGCCTGGTACGACTCCCCTTGCTTTTAAATCTCCTCAGCGAAGTCACAACCCCCCAATATCTCAACTTGCCTCTGGTTCAACCCAGAAGCGCAAGCACTCTGGTCGGCGAAAGGGCAAAGCTGCCAACACCGGCCGAGACGAGATCCCTTCGAGCACCAAACGGCAGAAGATGCAACCAAAGCATGTACCTGAACACCCAAAGCCTGTAATTGCACCAGAGGTCGGCCGATGGACAAAGGAGCACG GATTCCAAGGCATGCCTCAACAATTCAACCCTGCATTCTTCGGCGGTAACCAGGGTGGTGGTAACGACTGGGGCAACCCTCACGGTGCTAAGCGACCTCGACCCGAGTAG
- a CDS encoding SET domain-containing protein: MDAIENLLSWAQTQGITVSNVGPRALPGRGIGIVVTSPLKKDDTILDVPIPCLKAIATIPKPLTRPFPKETHVHALLALDIALDASPSFKTWSAVFPTPKDLSSCPLTWSSSSPILASLLPSQALTLLKAQREKFESHWSLVSSTPLPNPLPQDDEHQYNYPERSDGKLTYESYLHAWLLVNSRTFYHVTPKTAKRHRDDHMVLQPVADLLNHASRGCSVAFDKHSFTIKADRAYVPGEEIHICYGRHSNDFLLVEYGFIMAQGENEWDEVCIDDVLLPRLGAAHRRRLEERGFLGNYVIDAETVCYRTQVALRTLVLPARRWAQFVDGFADGEAEQPEVDALLREMLSAYDEEIQSKIKTVRGLDEGQQSQRDMVVARWKQIQLLVRGTIEKLNVSNTQ, encoded by the exons ATGGACGCCATCGAGAACCTCCTATCCTGGGCCCAAACCCAAGGAATAACAGTATCGAACGTTGGTCCCCGTGCCCTCCCAGGAAGAGGCATAGGAATCGTCGTGACATCACCTCTCAAA AAAGACGACACAATCCTAGACGTCCCAATCCCCTGCCTAAAAGCAATCGCAACAATCCCAAAACCCCTAACCCGCCCCTTCCCAAAAGAAACACACGTCCACGCCCTCCTGGCCCTGGACATCGCCCTCGACGCATCCCCCTCCTTCAAAACCTGGTCCGCCGTCTTCCCAACACCAAAAGACCTCTCCTCCTGCCCGCTAACCtggtcctcctcctcgccaaTCCTCGCCTCCCTCCTCCCCTCCCAAGCCCTCACCCTCCTCAAAGCCCAGCGCGAGAAATTCGAATCCCACTGGTCCCTCGTCTCCTCCACCCCTCTCCCAAACCCGCTGCCCCAGGATGACGAGCACCAGTACAACTACCCAGAACGCAGCGACGGCAAACTCACGTACGAATCCTACCTCCACGCCTGGCTCCTCGTAAACTCGCGCACATTCTACCACGTCACCCCCAAAACCGCAAAACGCCACCGCGACGACCACATGGTCCTCCAACCCGTCGCCGACCTCCTCAACCACGCCTCCCGCGGCTGCTCCGTCGCCTTTGACAAGCACTCCTTCACTATCAAGGCCGACCGCGCCTACGTCCCCGGCGAGGAGATCCACATCTGCTACGGCCGCCACAGCAACGATTTCCTCCTCGTCGAGTACGGCTTCATCATGGCCCAGGGCGAAAACGAGTGGGATGAGGTCTGTATCGACGATGTGCTGCTGCCGCGCCTGGGCGCCGCGCACAGGCGGCGGTTGGAGGAGAGGGGGTTTCTCGGGAACTATGTCATTGACGCGGAGACGGTGTGTTACCGTACGCAGGTGGCGCTGCGGACGCTCGTGTTGCCGGCGAGACGGTGGGCGCAGTTCGTGGATGGGTTTGCGGACGGAGAGGCGGAGCAGCCCGAGGTCGATGCGTTACTGCGAGAAATGTTGTCGGCGTACGACGAGGAGATTCAGTCCAAGATTAAGACAGTGCGTGGCCTGGATGAAGGTCAGCAGTCTCAGCGGGACATGGTAGTGGCTCGCTGGAAGCAGATACAGCTGCTCGTACGCGGCACGATAGAAAAGTTGAACGTCTCCAATACACAATAA